The Vibrio pomeroyi genome window below encodes:
- a CDS encoding SDR family oxidoreductase, translating into MKDSLFSLEGKSVLITGAVGYLGKEICFGLAESGAHVLVNSRSEVKAQELVNQLTLKGFSAEAAVFDVTVHKQVDAFFERYSGPLHVIINNAYAGTGGTIETSTSEQYTSAYAITIESAHHLFQRALPCLRSAVKECGDASVINIASMYGKVSPNLSLYSAPEGSNPPFYGVAKAALIQWTKYGACEFGKEGIRFNSISPGPFPNLNNNDPDFVQSLADKVPLQRVGMASELKGPVVFLASSASSFVNGADIAADGGWTAW; encoded by the coding sequence ATGAAAGATAGTTTATTTAGCCTTGAAGGCAAGTCTGTGTTGATTACAGGTGCAGTGGGTTACTTAGGAAAAGAAATATGCTTTGGTTTGGCTGAATCTGGCGCTCATGTTTTAGTCAACTCTCGTTCAGAGGTAAAAGCGCAAGAGCTCGTGAATCAGTTAACGTTAAAAGGATTCAGTGCTGAAGCTGCTGTATTTGACGTTACCGTTCACAAACAAGTCGATGCCTTCTTTGAGAGATACTCAGGACCGTTGCACGTTATCATCAATAATGCGTATGCTGGAACTGGAGGAACCATTGAGACCTCGACAAGTGAGCAGTACACATCGGCCTACGCCATTACCATCGAATCGGCGCATCATTTATTTCAGAGAGCGTTACCTTGTTTAAGGTCTGCTGTTAAAGAGTGCGGTGACGCATCTGTTATTAACATCGCATCGATGTACGGTAAAGTGAGTCCAAACTTAAGTCTTTACAGTGCGCCCGAAGGTTCAAATCCGCCATTTTATGGAGTGGCAAAAGCGGCTTTGATTCAATGGACTAAATATGGAGCTTGTGAATTCGGCAAAGAGGGCATTCGTTTTAACTCAATATCACCAGGTCCTTTTCCTAACCTGAACAATAACGACCCTGATTTTGTTCAGTCTTTAGCTGATAAGGTTCCTCTACAAAGAGTAGGTATGGCTTCAGAGTTGAAAGGCCCAGTTGTGTTTTTAGCGAGCTCTGCTAGTTCATTCGTGAATGGAGCCGATATCGCTGCCGATGGTGGTTGGACGGCTTGGTAA
- the pseC gene encoding UDP-4-amino-4,6-dideoxy-N-acetyl-beta-L-altrosamine transaminase — protein sequence MIPYGKQDINQQDIDGVLDVLKSDFLTQGPQVPAFESALVEHTGVSHALAVNSATSALHIACLALGLGQGDWLWTSPVTFVASANCGLYCGAKVDFVDIDSDTYNMCPKRLEEKLIKAKSEGKLPKVVVPVHLCGQPCDMAAIGKLAKEYGFKVIEDASHAIGGRYKGQPIGNCEYSDITVFSFHPVKIVTTAEGGAALTNSKELADKMALLRSHGITRDSELMRGESHGGWYYQQVDLGFNYRMTELQAALGVSQMQRLDDFVSARHVLSKRYNEILSTLPIVLPHQLEDTYSGLHLFVIRLKVDEISLTHKQVFDALRENGIGVNLHYIPVYTQPYYQSMGFSEGDYPESESYYREAISLPMFHMMTTEQQDQVKIVLEKVLLS from the coding sequence GTGATTCCTTACGGTAAACAAGATATCAATCAGCAAGATATTGACGGTGTGTTGGACGTTTTAAAGTCAGATTTTCTAACACAGGGGCCTCAGGTTCCTGCGTTCGAGAGTGCGTTGGTTGAACATACTGGCGTGAGCCATGCATTGGCAGTTAACAGTGCCACTTCGGCATTGCACATTGCTTGTCTCGCGTTAGGTTTGGGGCAAGGTGACTGGTTGTGGACATCTCCGGTCACTTTTGTCGCATCTGCAAACTGTGGTTTGTACTGTGGTGCAAAAGTCGACTTTGTCGACATTGACTCAGATACGTACAACATGTGTCCTAAACGTCTTGAAGAGAAGCTAATTAAAGCAAAATCCGAAGGCAAGCTGCCAAAGGTCGTTGTACCAGTGCATTTGTGCGGACAGCCTTGTGATATGGCTGCCATTGGTAAGCTGGCAAAAGAGTATGGCTTTAAAGTCATTGAAGATGCGTCACATGCGATTGGTGGCCGTTATAAAGGTCAGCCGATAGGGAATTGCGAATATTCAGACATTACGGTGTTTAGTTTCCACCCAGTAAAAATCGTGACAACTGCCGAAGGTGGTGCCGCTCTTACAAACAGTAAAGAGCTGGCTGACAAGATGGCACTATTGCGTAGTCATGGTATTACGCGAGATTCGGAGTTGATGCGAGGTGAGTCTCATGGTGGTTGGTATTACCAACAGGTAGATCTTGGCTTCAATTATCGCATGACAGAGCTGCAAGCGGCGTTGGGCGTGAGCCAGATGCAACGTCTTGACGATTTTGTTTCAGCCCGTCATGTTTTATCAAAACGCTACAATGAAATACTATCGACGTTACCTATTGTGCTCCCTCACCAGCTTGAAGATACCTATTCTGGCCTTCATCTGTTCGTCATACGCCTGAAAGTCGATGAAATATCATTAACCCACAAGCAAGTATTTGATGCTTTGCGTGAAAATGGAATCGGTGTAAATCTGCATTATATTCCTGTGTATACACAGCCGTACTATCAATCTATGGGCTTTTCTGAAGGTGATTATCCAGAGTCTGAAAGCTATTATAGAGAGGCTATTTCGCTTCCAATGTTTCATATGATGACGACTGAACAGCAGGATCAAGTGAAAATTGTCTTAGAAAAGGTTCTGCTGTCATGA
- a CDS encoding glycosyltransferase family 4 protein: MKILVCASYLHAWNSLRPEAAIFIELARQGHQVTIMTQGESEHVSRLEDYGIRVVDGYPKRKICFDTIKKIRHELRTHNYDICYAFNSKTIPNAAFACIGFDVKLVVYRGTTGGLYRHDPSAYLTQLHPRVDGIVCVSEAVRQDVVKRVWKNKDNVVTIYKGHELDWYTVPPTERSEFGLSEEDVVAITAAHVRPSKGISVLLEATKYITAPNFHLILAGSGYEPHFDEMKSSPMSERIHYIGHRTDIPSIMCMADFQVQPSISGEGLPRTIVEAMANGTTSVVTTTGGAPELVVDGETGYIVPTGDAKALGEAMDKLAQDKAKCTTMSEAAKKRLDESFSSRVTVKKHLEFFEKLLAS; this comes from the coding sequence ATGAAGATTTTAGTTTGTGCATCTTACTTACATGCATGGAACAGTTTGCGTCCAGAAGCTGCGATTTTTATCGAGCTAGCTCGTCAAGGGCACCAAGTGACGATTATGACTCAGGGAGAATCTGAGCACGTATCTAGGCTAGAAGATTACGGCATCCGAGTGGTCGATGGCTATCCGAAACGTAAAATTTGTTTTGATACCATTAAAAAGATCCGTCATGAGTTAAGAACGCACAATTACGACATCTGCTATGCTTTTAACTCTAAGACCATCCCAAATGCAGCATTTGCGTGTATTGGTTTTGACGTTAAGTTGGTTGTTTATCGAGGAACTACTGGCGGGCTGTATCGACATGACCCAAGCGCTTACCTAACTCAGCTTCATCCTCGTGTGGATGGCATTGTGTGTGTGTCTGAAGCAGTGCGACAGGATGTAGTGAAGCGCGTTTGGAAGAACAAAGATAACGTTGTTACCATATACAAAGGGCATGAATTGGATTGGTACACGGTACCACCAACTGAGCGATCTGAATTTGGTTTGAGTGAAGAGGATGTCGTTGCGATTACTGCAGCGCACGTAAGGCCAAGTAAAGGTATTTCCGTTTTGCTTGAAGCGACCAAATACATTACGGCACCCAATTTCCATTTAATCTTAGCGGGTAGTGGCTATGAGCCTCACTTTGATGAGATGAAATCGAGCCCAATGAGTGAAAGAATTCATTATATTGGCCACCGTACAGACATCCCATCAATTATGTGTATGGCTGACTTTCAAGTTCAACCATCGATCAGCGGAGAGGGGCTACCGCGTACGATTGTAGAAGCCATGGCTAATGGCACAACTTCTGTGGTGACAACTACTGGTGGAGCCCCTGAGCTCGTTGTAGATGGTGAGACTGGTTATATTGTCCCGACTGGTGACGCTAAAGCGTTAGGTGAGGCGATGGACAAACTAGCGCAAGACAAGGCCAAATGCACAACAATGAGTGAAGCGGCTAAGAAGCGCTTAGATGAAAGCTTCAGTTCTCGAGTGACAGTGAAGAAGCATCTAGAATTTTTTGAGAAGTTGTTAGCCAGCTAA
- a CDS encoding aldo/keto reductase: MSEARIVVAIQARTNSSRLPGKVLLPIGGMPISVLAAKRAGRDKNFDVCVLTSNESTDDYLASVLTQHSVDCFRGDLNNVLSRFVEAFQGYPEDTIVVRLTADNVFPDAEFIEDVIAQFIANGLDYICANGEQSNLPYGLAAEVTRLAYLREALRATASDFDCEHVTPYIRRKFEGAYYMNPRTKEDLTGFRCTIDSLDDYLQVAKVFENIVDPVAIPALELCMKLSPKARADSRVAKLVLGGAQLGLNYGVNNSIGQPTTEDAHSLLSQAVRSGVYYIDTARAYGVSEKVIGEWLKQGWSGRCKVITKLDPLSSSNKDSNLDLVRLSVRNSIISSCHALGTNTLDVLMLHRAEHMTLWDGMILEELLHQQALGTVQEIGVSVQNPMELEAALANTSISFIQLPFNILDERWKSSIDKILAEKTKRNLTIHVRSVFLQGLLLSDNPTSWLNAHVENYQEVIQWLTDTAAQHNCSSIYELCIRHACSQSWIDALVLGCESREQLENNITAISFDAPSVAFDASLKVPFKLEQKTLNPAMWS, encoded by the coding sequence ATGAGCGAAGCGAGAATAGTCGTTGCTATTCAAGCCCGAACTAACTCTAGTCGGTTGCCTGGAAAAGTACTATTGCCAATTGGTGGTATGCCTATTTCTGTCTTGGCTGCTAAAAGAGCTGGGCGCGATAAGAATTTTGATGTTTGCGTTTTAACGTCGAACGAGTCAACGGATGACTACTTGGCTTCAGTACTTACTCAACACTCCGTAGATTGTTTTCGTGGTGATTTAAATAATGTGTTAAGTCGGTTCGTAGAGGCGTTTCAAGGTTATCCTGAAGATACAATAGTGGTGCGCTTGACGGCTGATAATGTGTTTCCAGACGCCGAGTTTATCGAAGATGTTATTGCTCAGTTTATTGCTAATGGTCTCGACTACATATGTGCAAATGGGGAACAATCTAATTTACCTTATGGACTTGCAGCGGAAGTTACGCGCTTGGCGTACCTTAGAGAGGCTTTAAGAGCGACGGCTTCTGATTTTGATTGTGAACATGTGACCCCTTATATTCGACGAAAGTTTGAGGGGGCCTATTACATGAATCCTCGAACTAAAGAGGATTTGACGGGTTTTCGCTGCACTATAGATAGCTTGGATGATTACCTGCAAGTCGCTAAAGTCTTTGAAAATATAGTTGACCCAGTTGCGATACCAGCTTTAGAGCTATGTATGAAGCTAAGCCCTAAGGCGAGGGCGGACTCAAGAGTCGCCAAACTTGTATTAGGGGGGGCGCAATTAGGGCTCAATTACGGTGTGAACAATAGTATTGGGCAACCTACCACCGAAGATGCCCATAGTCTGTTATCGCAAGCCGTTCGTTCGGGTGTTTATTATATAGATACCGCTAGAGCTTATGGTGTCAGTGAAAAAGTCATTGGAGAGTGGCTCAAGCAAGGGTGGTCTGGCCGTTGTAAAGTGATTACTAAGTTAGATCCTCTTTCTTCATCAAATAAAGATTCAAACTTGGATTTGGTGCGGCTTTCCGTGCGCAACTCAATCATCAGCTCTTGCCATGCTTTAGGAACTAACACTCTTGATGTATTGATGTTGCATCGAGCTGAACACATGACATTGTGGGATGGAATGATTCTGGAAGAATTGTTACATCAACAAGCGCTCGGTACAGTTCAAGAGATAGGTGTTTCGGTTCAGAATCCAATGGAGTTAGAGGCCGCGCTCGCTAACACTTCAATATCTTTTATCCAACTCCCATTTAATATATTGGATGAAAGGTGGAAGTCCTCGATAGACAAAATCTTAGCTGAAAAGACAAAGCGTAACTTAACTATTCACGTAAGAAGTGTTTTTTTACAAGGGTTGTTATTGTCGGATAACCCCACCAGTTGGCTCAATGCTCATGTCGAAAATTACCAAGAAGTGATTCAGTGGCTTACTGATACTGCTGCGCAACATAACTGCTCATCTATCTATGAGTTATGTATAAGGCATGCTTGTTCCCAAAGTTGGATTGATGCACTTGTTCTTGGGTGTGAAAGTCGAGAGCAATTAGAAAACAACATCACAGCGATCAGCTTTGATGCTCCCTCTGTGGCATTTGACGCTTCGTTAAAAGTACCGTTTAAACTTGAGCAGAAAACACTAAATCCAGCTATGTGGAGTTGA
- the pseI gene encoding pseudaminic acid synthase has translation MNKNIYIDNREIGPNCPPYIIAELSANHNGDINRAFQIMEEAKKAGADAIKLQTYTHETITMDSDSEEFQIHGGLWDGQTLYELYKEAHMPWEWHKPLFEKAKELGVTIFSSPFDFTAVDLLEELDAPAYKIASFEVVDLPLIKRVAQTGKPMIISTGMANEEEIAEAVKTARDNGCTELVVLHCVSGYPAPAEQYNLKTIADISQRFEVLSGLSDHTIDNATAVASVTLGACLIEKHVTMDRNGGGADDSFSLEPHELAELCKDTKTAWQAMGQVNYERTEAEKGNVKFRRSLYVVKDIAKGELLTPENIRSIRPGFGLAPKYYEDVLGKKALIKINSGTPLSLNLLI, from the coding sequence ATGAATAAAAACATATACATCGATAATCGAGAAATTGGTCCTAATTGTCCTCCATATATTATTGCTGAACTTTCTGCTAACCATAATGGCGATATAAATCGTGCTTTTCAGATTATGGAAGAAGCAAAAAAAGCAGGTGCTGATGCGATTAAACTTCAAACCTATACCCATGAAACTATCACTATGGATAGTGACTCGGAAGAGTTTCAAATTCATGGCGGCTTATGGGATGGGCAAACTCTGTATGAGTTGTATAAAGAAGCGCATATGCCTTGGGAATGGCATAAGCCTTTGTTTGAAAAAGCAAAAGAATTAGGTGTTACAATCTTTAGCTCACCTTTTGACTTCACAGCTGTAGACCTATTAGAGGAACTTGACGCACCTGCTTACAAAATTGCGTCTTTTGAAGTGGTTGATTTACCCTTGATTAAGCGTGTAGCTCAAACCGGTAAGCCGATGATTATTTCAACCGGAATGGCCAACGAGGAAGAGATTGCAGAAGCAGTAAAAACAGCAAGAGACAATGGGTGTACTGAATTAGTTGTACTGCACTGTGTAAGTGGATATCCAGCACCAGCTGAACAATACAATTTAAAAACTATTGCCGATATATCACAACGATTCGAAGTCTTGTCAGGCCTTTCTGATCACACGATTGACAATGCTACTGCGGTTGCCTCAGTGACTCTAGGTGCGTGTTTGATAGAAAAGCATGTCACGATGGATCGAAATGGTGGTGGTGCCGATGATAGTTTTTCTCTTGAACCTCATGAGCTTGCTGAGCTTTGTAAAGATACTAAAACGGCTTGGCAAGCAATGGGACAAGTCAACTACGAAAGAACAGAAGCTGAAAAAGGTAATGTTAAGTTTCGTCGCTCTTTATATGTGGTAAAAGACATAGCGAAAGGTGAATTGTTGACCCCTGAAAACATTAGGAGTATCAGACCTGGTTTTGGCTTGGCACCAAAATACTATGAAGACGTTCTAGGAAAAAAAGCTCTAATTAAGATAAATTCAGGAACTCCCTTATCCTTGAATTTACTAATTTAA
- the pseH gene encoding UDP-4-amino-4,6-dideoxy-N-acetyl-beta-L-altrosamine N-acetyltransferase: protein MKQRVIKFRLVEENDLEEILAWRNSPDVRKNMYTSHEITMDEHKSWFSSMCKDSSKEYFLAELNGEPSGVVGFTDINRIPGIASWAFYASPNAVRGTGSLMEYRALEHAFTELDLHKLRCEVLGFNQPVVKLHSKFGFKVEGTHRDAFFNGTEYHDVVHLGIFSDEWKGIRNLMKDKLRVYEENE, encoded by the coding sequence GTGAAACAAAGAGTGATTAAATTTAGGCTAGTTGAAGAAAATGATTTAGAAGAAATTCTTGCTTGGAGAAACTCTCCAGATGTTAGAAAAAATATGTACACCTCTCATGAAATCACTATGGATGAGCATAAGTCATGGTTTTCTAGCATGTGCAAGGATAGTTCAAAAGAATATTTTCTAGCAGAGTTAAATGGAGAGCCATCAGGTGTTGTTGGGTTTACTGATATAAACCGAATCCCTGGAATCGCTTCTTGGGCATTTTATGCGTCGCCCAATGCTGTAAGAGGTACAGGATCTTTAATGGAATATCGAGCTCTAGAGCATGCATTTACTGAATTAGATTTGCACAAATTACGCTGTGAGGTTTTAGGCTTTAATCAACCAGTGGTGAAATTACACTCCAAATTTGGCTTTAAAGTTGAAGGTACTCATCGAGATGCTTTCTTCAATGGGACTGAATATCACGATGTAGTACATTTGGGTATCTTTTCAGATGAGTGGAAAGGTATTAGAAACCTTATGAAAGATAAATTGAGAGTATACGAAGAGAATGAATAA
- the pseG gene encoding UDP-2,4-diacetamido-2,4,6-trideoxy-beta-L-altropyranose hydrolase — protein MKVVIRVDASLHISSGHVMRCLVLADALKRQGYSIYFACLPQPGDMITYIRDRGFDVLELTPSCLQMTPSHSADYKAWLQRSVEEDANDFLSKVDYSEWVIVDHYALDHEWESIVIGKLSCAILSIDDLNREHCSDIILDQNLWPNISKRYSNCSATKLLGPEYALLRESFSTLRDSPRDSISNQLLVFFGGTDPTNECEKFILAANEFKRLPFNTILITGRINPRFDALMKLNQKSNVSIYKNLESFDLSLSNSKYAIGASGVSNWERFCLRVPASIVSVAENQVILSNHLSDLGFVEYLGEGITTSTDTYALELARLCERWDYIKPFSDFEVDGFGANKVAQTMESFCRETKSD, from the coding sequence ATGAAAGTTGTTATAAGAGTGGATGCTTCACTGCATATTAGTAGTGGTCACGTCATGCGCTGTTTAGTTCTTGCGGATGCATTAAAAAGACAGGGCTATTCAATCTATTTTGCATGTCTACCTCAACCAGGGGACATGATTACATATATCCGTGATAGAGGTTTTGACGTATTAGAGTTGACTCCCTCTTGCCTACAAATGACTCCCTCCCATAGCGCTGATTATAAAGCTTGGCTTCAACGTAGCGTTGAAGAAGATGCAAATGACTTTCTATCTAAAGTTGATTATTCCGAGTGGGTGATTGTGGATCACTATGCGCTGGACCATGAATGGGAAAGTATCGTTATTGGTAAGCTGTCATGCGCTATTTTATCGATTGATGACCTTAACCGTGAACACTGTAGTGATATCATTCTCGACCAAAACCTATGGCCGAACATTTCAAAAAGATATTCGAATTGTTCTGCTACCAAGCTCCTTGGTCCTGAATATGCTCTTTTAAGAGAGAGCTTTTCAACATTGCGGGATTCGCCCCGAGATTCAATATCTAATCAACTCTTAGTCTTTTTTGGTGGAACAGATCCTACAAATGAGTGCGAGAAGTTTATTCTTGCAGCAAATGAGTTTAAGAGGCTCCCGTTTAATACTATTTTGATCACGGGGAGAATCAACCCTCGTTTTGATGCTTTGATGAAGCTTAATCAAAAGAGCAATGTTTCTATATACAAAAATTTAGAAAGTTTTGATTTATCTTTAAGTAATAGCAAATATGCAATTGGCGCATCAGGAGTAAGTAACTGGGAGCGGTTTTGTCTTAGAGTTCCTGCCTCGATAGTTTCCGTAGCAGAGAATCAAGTCATACTTTCAAATCACTTGTCAGATTTAGGGTTTGTTGAATACTTAGGTGAAGGTATAACGACGAGTACCGATACTTATGCACTTGAGCTAGCGCGTTTATGTGAAAGGTGGGATTACATCAAACCTTTTAGTGATTTTGAAGTTGATGGCTTCGGTGCGAATAAGGTCGCTCAAACAATGGAGAGCTTTTGTCGTGAAACAAAGAGTGATTAA
- the pseB gene encoding UDP-N-acetylglucosamine 4,6-dehydratase (inverting), with protein MLNNKTILITGGTGSFGKQFIKTILERYQDVKKIIIFSRDELKQFEIKQQYPHKDFPQLRFFIGDVRDRERMIQACEGVDVIIHAAAIKQVDTAEYNPTECIRTNIDGAENVINAALKCGVNNVVALSTDKACAPINLYGATKLASDKLFAAANNIKGSKDIRFSVVRYGNVMGSRGSVIPFFMQKKEEGVLPITHEDMTRFNISLQDGVNMVMYALENHLGGEIFIPKIPSYKILDIAEAIAPGMATKVVGIRPGEKLHEEMITDTDSLNTIDLGRYYAILPSVSFTYTEDEYMNHHKAEKVPFGFKYNSGTNTEWETIAGLRELIKEHVDPNFTV; from the coding sequence ATGCTAAATAACAAAACAATATTAATTACCGGTGGCACTGGTTCATTTGGTAAGCAATTCATTAAAACAATTCTTGAACGATATCAAGATGTAAAAAAGATCATTATCTTTTCTCGTGATGAACTAAAACAGTTTGAAATCAAGCAACAATATCCACATAAGGATTTTCCTCAATTACGTTTTTTTATCGGTGATGTTCGTGATCGTGAGCGTATGATACAGGCGTGTGAAGGTGTGGATGTAATTATTCATGCAGCAGCAATTAAACAGGTCGATACTGCTGAGTATAATCCGACAGAATGCATTAGAACGAATATTGATGGTGCAGAGAATGTAATTAATGCAGCCTTAAAGTGTGGTGTGAATAATGTTGTGGCGCTTTCGACCGATAAAGCGTGCGCACCAATTAACCTATATGGGGCGACAAAATTGGCTTCAGATAAGCTGTTTGCTGCTGCGAATAATATTAAAGGTTCGAAAGATATTCGTTTTAGTGTAGTTCGTTACGGTAATGTGATGGGATCTCGTGGCTCTGTTATTCCATTCTTCATGCAAAAGAAAGAAGAAGGTGTACTGCCAATTACTCATGAAGATATGACCCGCTTTAACATCTCTCTTCAAGATGGTGTCAATATGGTTATGTATGCGCTTGAAAATCATTTGGGTGGTGAGATCTTTATTCCTAAGATTCCTTCATATAAAATTCTAGACATCGCTGAAGCTATTGCGCCAGGTATGGCAACTAAGGTTGTAGGTATTCGCCCTGGTGAAAAACTTCATGAAGAAATGATCACTGATACCGATTCTCTTAATACGATTGATCTAGGTCGTTATTACGCGATCCTTCCTTCTGTATCTTTTACATATACAGAAGATGAATATATGAATCATCACAAAGCTGAAAAAGTCCCATTTGGTTTTAAGTATAACTCAGGCACCAATACAGAGTGGGAAACGATTGCAGGCTTACGTGAATTAATTAAAGAGCACGTTGATCCAAATTTTACAGTGTGA
- a CDS encoding glycosyltransferase family 52: MIPVHKDIYVCSTVRHLLLSLYKAQDEPNPSTIIYFYDFQGVNPKEIDITQLPSNINLVLMNRESLVNHIKNIGHIGRCILFFSMRGWVIPSFLKTILINAILENNKDLDLSEPINRLFLFNDNNKMSRLFRLLTNSYSIIEDGMGNYVEHKIDSKAKKAVRFLSNQTPNFHVFGERKQCENIYVIHPERLPTSVKHKGKKLLLSKDKGNISCIQRCFKFESTHNLNKKTLIIATQPIFNKLRGKLADNNFFYKVYDLIISESRAQGFEPILKLHPKEDQLDYSILKEEGVTFLSNKLPLELYLLSSIDKVNIISINSSAGIGMEDYCCIYKLIPDSDVHNFVKILVELEHDENSLKKLISLRLSNIN, encoded by the coding sequence ATGATACCTGTACATAAAGATATTTATGTCTGCTCAACGGTAAGACACTTATTACTTAGCCTGTATAAGGCGCAAGATGAGCCAAATCCGTCGACTATAATTTATTTCTACGATTTTCAAGGCGTTAATCCAAAAGAAATTGACATCACTCAATTACCAAGCAATATAAATTTAGTCTTGATGAATCGAGAGTCGCTAGTAAATCATATTAAAAATATCGGACATATTGGTAGATGTATATTATTTTTCTCTATGCGAGGGTGGGTAATACCTAGCTTCTTGAAAACCATATTGATAAACGCAATTTTAGAAAACAACAAAGATCTAGATTTAAGTGAGCCTATAAATAGACTTTTCTTATTCAATGACAATAATAAAATGTCTAGATTATTTAGACTACTAACAAATTCATACTCTATAATTGAAGATGGAATGGGAAATTATGTTGAGCATAAAATAGACAGCAAGGCAAAGAAAGCCGTTCGTTTCTTATCTAACCAAACACCTAACTTTCATGTGTTTGGTGAAAGAAAGCAATGTGAAAATATCTATGTCATCCATCCAGAAAGACTTCCAACTTCAGTTAAACACAAAGGAAAAAAATTACTTCTATCGAAAGATAAAGGAAACATATCATGTATTCAGCGATGCTTTAAGTTTGAAAGTACTCACAATTTAAACAAAAAGACACTGATCATCGCAACACAACCAATATTCAACAAATTAAGAGGCAAGCTTGCCGATAATAATTTCTTTTATAAAGTTTATGATTTAATAATATCCGAAAGTAGAGCTCAGGGGTTCGAACCAATATTAAAGCTTCACCCAAAAGAAGACCAACTAGACTACTCAATACTCAAAGAAGAAGGTGTAACCTTCTTATCAAACAAATTGCCATTGGAACTCTATTTACTATCTAGCATTGATAAGGTAAATATAATATCTATTAATTCATCTGCTGGCATTGGTATGGAAGATTATTGTTGTATCTATAAGTTAATCCCCGACAGTGACGTTCATAATTTCGTGAAAATATTAGTTGAATTGGAACATGATGAAAATAGCCTCAAAAAATTAATATCTTTAAGGCTATCTAACATCAATTGA
- a CDS encoding glycosyltransferase family 25 protein, whose translation MTKIFVINLESSTERKDNISRQLDELSLPFELFSAVDGRTSPPHPLLNRYNDDLSQTYRAKTLSAGQLGCYASHYLLWQKCIEINQPIIVIEDDALLFKEKFLNFIQDIHEVPKHIECVRLFNNKRRKFSSYSIFECSSTSIHKFTKGHMSATGYFLTPLGAKKLLNNSNEWYMAVDIYMDRFWKHGVECYGTEEPCLTNDPKFDSDIGYAKRTTTRSFIKKCKREWFNLSETIQRHFHNVKFNFTRKKS comes from the coding sequence ATGACTAAAATCTTTGTCATAAATTTAGAATCTTCCACAGAAAGAAAAGATAACATTAGTCGTCAACTAGATGAATTATCTCTTCCTTTTGAGCTTTTTTCTGCCGTAGATGGCAGAACATCTCCCCCTCACCCGTTGCTCAACCGTTATAATGATGATTTAAGCCAAACATACCGAGCAAAAACACTAAGCGCTGGTCAGTTAGGGTGTTATGCAAGCCATTATTTATTATGGCAAAAGTGCATTGAAATAAATCAGCCAATAATTGTAATCGAAGATGATGCACTTTTATTTAAAGAGAAGTTTCTTAATTTTATACAGGATATTCATGAAGTTCCTAAGCATATAGAATGTGTTCGGTTATTTAACAATAAGCGCCGTAAATTTAGTTCTTATTCTATCTTTGAGTGTAGCTCAACTAGCATACATAAGTTTACTAAAGGTCATATGAGTGCTACAGGTTATTTTCTAACGCCCTTAGGCGCAAAGAAACTACTTAATAATTCAAATGAATGGTATATGGCCGTCGATATTTACATGGATCGATTCTGGAAACATGGTGTTGAATGCTATGGAACTGAAGAGCCTTGTTTAACTAATGATCCTAAGTTCGACTCAGACATTGGCTATGCTAAGCGCACCACTACCCGAAGTTTTATTAAGAAGTGTAAGCGTGAATGGTTCAATTTAAGCGAAACTATTCAACGTCATTTTCATAACGTAAAGTTCAATTTTACGAGAAAAAAATCATGA